One Vespula pensylvanica isolate Volc-1 chromosome 1, ASM1446617v1, whole genome shotgun sequence genomic region harbors:
- the LOC122629563 gene encoding lysosomal-trafficking regulator isoform X1 → MSIFSPYGLQRGRGRSIHGRQRNEFSSTRSRRQKNGQSYISNADKKDATFYSMGVDVDRFETAAQEEILEEDPNLQEFAACDSYDVSSFEDDGRLKTVESEGEDDDEHHHEPLGMSSGSSDKLQILWDHFIHAEPLSYEKSSWLDIFLAELLAQVKEGRDVKDAVSFCSVGGGGVSTLVACELLSDVHELCAKKSEGGELVGLRRYLARDRGWRCLAVLHLLGVRGLSCGRELVALLVALYPVALQEDNSSDKSKESSIRNPYVKFYCNDDAVDTVIIVPHAKRRNIKSINRTVKNYEGNARTSRKKNSNRKQGIGIRMASYNNKQKSLGTETKRNAAKSESSESEFLTDGIDQARSLTLKIRLNPMDFEYFTSVVRSDEEQKWQAALYELPARPTKKIPLDYVDERIKEVLNATINNFETSLLIIQLLQGLRDYDTPAEQTPAVQVLKFALDTLWSLQFGIDGTGFTRIECATLKAAAARLMLMALERVLRADEPTTAVIHNGLLPMTLRLLEDACTKSIGSDLSPDEGSLLQEFIFATMYGIITFLYCLLHQRSANADNLSDFFELFRLFAESQDGKLIEKTILAIVSLPSADPTRSVVRAKKVIDMIGALMSGLKRVRRDIAHMSLCHRTKHKFCVDNVQSHHHSDVLGLPYTESIVGVSILEQACCVSSLVMTLTNLLKESHAYVAELRIRLLKVTTAAGICCCFSPKILLSSIVTFLKKRDPSTYSPAVILLERTLFKELGAYPVNNNCESCNRPPNYSWEFLEMYKELLTPDDPKLSYVVIAHLLKVTPTSKFQVRQELLVRVFYPTFLKAKTYYNNDKECVAAKFLILSCLSLMSNLIGNMQMWEKFIEMDGLKEVLVLLPDVAFTRSVYILLEVAVIMEIWNSNCHEADTLGETEEIALKSLFKFLENETSDLLNILEELEKKQLKESPKKSWQNENAYGPTKVNIESEEIEIILPSENDTLEVLKTDNQSCINENVQSELKNNSEIINVLETLDVASIATGKEINLHKASAVWRATAGVALCSPNFRLELSSHPIANEALKLFRSLAINVATDNIHDTNKSAYKLFEALITCCLTCSLCGCDVAMELKKVLIETGVRLGHGIATIIEALLKVSMLKPAHEQTIPQQPRARLPTMNLDTLPDCGAEDSSTGEYVTADDGYEADIEVPGKSCHSNVTKKNSSIGPVVEPRGHANAHPALCSLAIDLLIHFTKQELDAERRSIVTNGLRKLAITCRESVSSCAALAGSGVITKMLNGFKDIFTSNDPQYQDLQHAALEVFTLLATQAISSTELDTYLSFFKVKKPPMSLLLEPLYHLVMAARPQPNFILSFPVECDTQKILTFQPDENKTLEKADNLVNNFKKKHLSMSICSPWSVHATCLPVGPELTWSVWLLGCSASMWLRVERGFPFNNRGTVMSTAPLLNTNSESLSDWGILSDNWSREGRKTFDLFLGTPAVAGSSSPPTPVSIIHLMSIGMEYLVLEIWLDFRSDKLILRLTRPDDKTNRTVSETSISGILPSGRWHHLAINFKDTILNKRSAVIDVVIWIDGWKEINAQLPFDGILVRKPGTACILLGQIGSSSIGAWYLGNLMVFRYPVFTKERALYLASLGPNFTNLADCILNMAKPDFAPLITSGALNDVREVKFEGGKFDTSRRKSYGGTYLRRAVETKVLENKIDWESVMDATNSQLGELQDALLLTYEAQNPNIVHLYPQAIANPAVVRNLFPSHPGFRVVSAPEHKVSQQPPLSIAPILTTSLECQQYRGLIPAASLMGGVPIFLFLFARVVELNSTEEEQALAFSIVLHLTRSDSELLNQYRAEGGTSLLLRVLESPHCHAGRHMLKAMLDAACDSSILIKDIGSGNPSISQNCEAVITDPELVKGALTAWRTWAKSDTLNLLLQAILLLLRDQHSQREFNAFQLNRVGIVDTILMLCKEHFMYEDLGAMLESSIGNAVVELIRALMGAPPEFEHLVAITDYLVLVHQASETYITHSRHNIYFLLPPLTEGKVNIRKYLTVTNSSSEESIGILENSKLNKALTNVQIQKSKTIKRKERRNDQSKDTSAGEDSGIAASDGSNLQTNERQSTYIDERKACQGLVCEGLLLLLRDAVRVLPDSQVSPVLKHVLRAEVLLVLANNPDARVRTALIKVIQTYLQRANDEEVNKFIKQKYFMHLANQISLYPGSESLINALENLALRGPTLAAMPPLIAMIAKTAAIESNIAHPIISFITDIIGKNSNALRMVLEQGLIECLVQALVATAHRSNSTSLNHDIHVLLVAIAAKLLESPGNHQMQAVLELHLILNHMELKEMSECNKCTMCIPAIRDAQVALFDGELDALTAKISTHSGFRLRSTASYLASASYLTTVLTTSSEQSDHGSRSSSYGSLHGTSVSVVRETGKGELYDRFRMVLTRAVEFVTAAAESPSGNELQLTRRLFSILLHGLCDPLERRNHWSSAWFTRPALRKYTAKLMVWLLGPHQSNNTRIYAVRSLMEEPKAHEILLSLLEVHPQVEQRFTVFFWDLLQRDEMSSADARMCAEFREALRIWDLAKGIEQASPGIWNEELALLRRELMRDRDIWIDANLPAIYRISNRFDGLAKQLTDSAMTITRTVVEEQNRERKVLMERLKHARAMEAQTVEKWRDLAKRLTHERALWHFPESYPCSWELDPTEGPARVRIRLQRCHLDIDERFFLAEHKDKLGVSKIEAPLSYLFSMSRQDINASTLIERLHTSERIRKMSQAKVVTPRAELSGEVLIGETCLYFVPDNPDVPLHTDIALGGLDLAMAGGTAWRLDDIRELHKRRYQLQERAIEIFLITGRTYLLAFNSSKERDEFATELSTCNLPRRIPGDDLGEVIALWRSGALTNWEYITCLNKLAGRSYNDLMQYPVFPFVLSDYINDKIDLNNPKIYRNFKRPMAVQDKKNEQHYINNYNYLKQALSEGLNLIALNQEPFHYGSHYSNSGTVLHFLVRLPPFTSMFLCYQDDNFDIPDRTFHALATTWRLTSCDSTTDVKELIPEFFYLPEFLLNSEGFNFGVRQNGNRVGDVELPKWCGGDARLFILAHRAALETDLVREVLPYWIDLVFGFRQTGRPAVEAINVFHPATYYGFNVEQIADPLERQAWETMVRTYGQTPAQLFRTSHPLPIQNLGTVVTSALIPQVIEGVEGIKWGNYVAAPGNEPVLCWKHKHRTSLSYLIPLATGDVFGLPNYTTLLIGYAKEKGTSMFSGMSVLGAALASWGGNDGIARLKCKKEQPPKPLMRSSGLDPITILASAPDCGELWTGYLSGKITVHTYNIGTSGKIEFSSIPASVLLAHRSRVTTISLSRAFSIAVSGDGNGVIVIWDLNSLSYIRSIVCDYKYSIHLLSISETLGDIAVTYEIFNKADKKDLAVQSELRVYTINARSVGSVLSKSRITALCYSNAPEGVSVNVIATGLDNGVIRLWSSWDLRLVREIVNTAKGCGAIIAIAWALDQHHLYAATEDSTVLIWEGSKRLSNGTPKFVNLTSL, encoded by the exons ATGTCAATTTTTTCTCCATACGGCCTTCAAAGAGGACGGGGAAGATCTATACATGGAAGACAgagaaacgaattttcttcgacTCGTTCTCGAAGACAAAAAAATGGCCAATCGTACATTTCGAATGCCGATAAAAAGGATGCAACGTTCTATAGCATGGGA GTTGacgtcgatcgattcgagaCTGCAGCTCAAGAAGAGATCCTGGAAGAAGATCCGAATTTGCAAGAGTTCGCTGCTTGTGATTCCTACGATGTGAGTAGTTTCGAAGACGATGGAAGATTAAAAACCGTTGAGTCCGAAggcgaagacgacgacgaacacCATCACGAACCCTTAGGAATGTCTTCAGGTTCTTCTGATAAATTACAAATCCTTTGGGATCATTTCATCCACGCTGAACCACTAAGTTACGAG aaaTCATCTTGGCTCGATATATTTCTGGCAGAATTACTTGCTCAAGTGAAGGAAGGCAGAGACGTGAAAGATGCCGTTTCATTTTG ttcAGTCGGTGGTGGTGGAGTATCTACACTCGTGGCATGCGAGTTGCTTTCGGACGTACACGAACTCTGTGCGAAAAAAAGTGAGGGCGGTGAATTGGTTGGATTGAGAAGATATTTAGCTCGGGATCGTGGCTGGCGTTGTTTAGCGGTCTTGCATTTATTGGGTGTACGTGGACTGTCGTGTGGTCGTGAGCTTGTTGCGCTTTTAGTAGCATTATATCCGGTTGCTCTTCAAGAAGATAATTCTTCAGATAAGTCAAAAGAATCATCTATTCGCAATCCTTATGTTAAGTTTTATTGCAACGACGATGCAGTTGACACGGTGATCATAGTGCCTCACGCTAAACGAAGAAACATCAAGTCGATAAATCGTACCGTTAAAAATTACGAAGGCAATGCAAGGacgtcaagaaaaaaaaatagtaaccGTAAACAAGGTATCGGTATTAGAATGGCATCGTacaataacaaacaaaaatcttTGGGAACCGAAACGAAACGTAACGCGGCGAAAAGCGAGAGCAGCGAGTCTGAATTTCTGACGGACGGTATCGATCAGGCACGTTCGTTGACTCTAAAAATACGTTTAAATCCAATGGACTTTGAATACTTCACATCGGTAGTCAGAAGTGACGAGGAACAGAAATGGCAGGCTGCCCTTTACGAGTTACCTGCACGACCGACGAAGAAAATTCCCTTGGATTATGTAGATGAAAGAATCAAGGAAGTGTTGAATgcaacgattaataatttcgagACTAGTCTCTTGATCATACAATTGCTTCAAGGATTAAGGGATTATGATACACCTGCCGAACAAACACCAGCCGTGCAAGTGTTAAAATTTGCTTTGGACACTCTTTGGTCTCTACAATTTGGTATCGACGGAACTGGTTTCACTAGGATCGAATGCGCTACTTTAAAGGCTGCTGCTGCGAGACTGATGTTAATGGCTTTGGAACGTGTTCTACGAGCTGACGAACCTACCACTGCTGTAATACACAATGGATTGTTACCTATGACTCTCAGATTACTCGAAGATGCTTGTACCAAATCAATCGGCAGTGATCTTTCACCGGACGAAGGCTCTTTACTTCAAGAATTTATCTTTGCAACCATGTACGGTATCATAACTTTTCTCTATTGCCTGTTACATCAGCGAAGTGCAAATGCTGATAATCTATCAGACTTTTTTGAACTTTTCCGGCTATTTGCCGAAAGCCAAGACGGTAAACTCATCGAGAAGACTATCTTGGCGATCGTTAGTTTACCAAGTGCCGATCCAACAAGATCTGTCGTTCGTGCAAAGAAAGTCATTGATATGATCGGTGCTTTAATGAGTGGCCTGAAAAGGGTTCGACGAGATATCGCACACATGAGCCTGTGTCACAGAACCAAACACAAGTTTTGCGTCGATAACGTTCAATCGCATCATCATTCCGATGTTCTTGGACTACCTTACACTGAATCGATCGTTGGTGTCTCGATTCTTGAACAAGCTTGTTGCGTATCCTCTCTTGTCATGACTCTAACTAATCTTTTGAAGGAATCTCATGCCTATGTAGCAGAGTTACGAATCAGATTATTAAAAGTAACAACGGCTGCTGGTATCTGTTGTTGTTTTTCACCGAAAATCCTTCTTTCGAGTATTGTCACTTTCCTGAAGAAACGTGATCCCTCGACTTACAGTCCAGCCGTTATTCTTCTCGAACGAACTCTCTTTAAAGAACTCGGTGCTTATCCGGTGAATAACAATTGTGAGTCTTGCAACAGGCCACCTAATTATTCTTGGGAATTTTTGGAAATGTATAAGGAATTGCTAACACCTGATGATCCAAAGCTATCATATGTCGTAATCGCACACTTGTTGAAAGTAACGCCAACTTCAAAGTTTCAAGTTAGGCAGGAACTTCTTGTTCGTGTTTTTTACCCGACATTTTTGAAAGCCAaaacttattataataatgataaggaATGCGTCGCTGctaaatttcttattctttcttgcTTGTCCTTAATGTCGAATCTGATAGGGAATATGCAAATGTGGGAAAAATTTATAGAGATGGATGGATTGAAAGAAGTATTGGTTTTACTACCGGACGTAGCGTTTACTAGAAGTGTTTACATTCTTCTAGAAGTGGCGGTGATCATGGAAATTTGGAATTCGAATTGTCATGAAGCTGATACTCTCGGAGAAACCGAAGAGATAGCATTGAAATCTTTGTTTAAATTTCTCGAAAATGAGACGAGCGATTTGTTGAATATATTAGAAGAACTTGAGAAAAAACAGTTAAAGGAAAGTCCAAAAAAATCATGGCAAAATGAAAATGCTTATGGGCCTACAAAAGTAAATATAGAAagtgaagaaatagaaataattttaccaTCGGAGAACGACACCCTCGAAGTTCTTAAAACAGATAATCAATCTTGCATAAATGAGAATGTTCAATcagagttaaaaaataattcagaaataataaatgtattagaAACATTGGATGTAGCATCAATAGCCACTGGTAAAGAGATTAATTTACATAAAGCAAGTGCAGTATGGAGAGCCACAGCTGGAGTCGCATTATGCAGTCCTAATTTTCGTCTAGAACTATCTTCACATCCAATAGCTAATGAagctttaaaattatttagatcaTTAGCTATTAACGTTGCTACTGATAACATACATG ATACTAATAAATCAGCGTATAAGCTGTTTGAAGCTTTAATTACCTGCTGCTTAACATGCTCGTtgt GTGGCTGCGACGTAGCGATGGAattgaaaaaagtattaattgaAACAGGAGTTAGACTTGGTCATGGAATAGCAACCATTATTGAAGCTCTGCTTAAAGTTTCCATGTTAAAACCTGCTCATGAACAAACTATTCCACAACAGCCTCGTGCCAGA TTACCTACTATGAATTTGGATACTTTGCCAGATTGTGGTGCTGAAGATAGTAGCACTGGAGAATATGTAACTGCTGATGATGGTTATGAAGCAGATATTGAAGTACCAGGAAAAAGTTGCCATTCTaatgtaacaaaaaagaatagctCTATAGGACCAGTTGTTGAACCACGAGGTCATGCAAATGCACATCCAGCTTTGTGCTCATTAGCAATAGATTTACTTATTCATTTCACTAAGCA agAGTTAGATGCTGAAAGAAGATCTATAGTGACTAATGGATTAAGAAAATTAGCAATTACGTGCAGGGAAAGCGTTTCAAGTTGTGCTGCTCTTGCGGGATCGGGTgtaattacaaaaatgttaaatGGATTTAAGGACATATTCACTAGTAATGATCCTCAGTATCAAG ATCTGCAACATGCTGCATTAGAAGTATTCACACTTCTTGCAACACAAGCAATTTCATCCACCGAATTAGAcacatatttatcttttttcaaagttaAAAAGCCACCAATGTCTTTACTATTAGAACCATTGTATCATCTAGTTATGGCAGCACGACCCCAACCGAATTTTATTCTATCGTTTCCTGTCGAATGTGATACACAAAAGATACTGACATTTCAAccagatgaaaataaaactcTTGAAAAAGCTGACAatttagtaaataattttaaaaagaaacatttgagTATGAGCATTTGTAGTCCCTGGTCTGTACATGCAACATGTTTGCCAGTTGGTCCAGAACTTACATGGTCAGTATGGTTGCTTGGTTGTTCTGCTTCCATGTGGTTACGAGTGGAAAGAGGATTTCCTTTTAATAACAGAGGAACGGTTATGAGCACAGCACCATTACTTAATACCAATAGCGAAAGCCTATCTGATTGGGGCATCCTTTCAGATAATTGGAGTAGAGAAG GCCGAAAAACATTTGATCTTTTCTTGGGAACACCAGCAGTAGCAGGTTCATCATCACCACCTACACCAGTTAGTATTATACATTTGATGTCAATTGGAATGGAATATTTGGTATTAGAAATATGGCTCGATTTTAGATCAG ATAAGTTAATTTTGCGATTAACTCGGCCAGATGATAAAACAAATCGAACCGTTTCTGAGACCTCCATAAGCGGCATACTTCCTTCAGGACGTTGGCATCATCTAGctataaatttcaaagataCTATTTTGAACAAACGTAGTGCCGTCATAGATGTTGTTATTTGGATAGATGGttggaaagaaattaatgcCCAATTACCCTTTGATGGTATTTTAGTAAGAAAACCAGGCACTGCATGTATTTTACTTGGTCAGATCGGATCAAGCAGTATTGGTGCTTGGTATCTCGGAAATCTAATGGTTTTtag ATATCCAGTATTTACCAAAGAAAGAGCGTTATACCTTGCCAGTCTCGGACCAAATTTTACGAATCTTGCGgattgtattttaaatatggcAAAGCCTGATTTTGCACCTTTGATCACATCCGGAGCATTGAACGATGTTCGTGAAGTAAAATTTG AAGGAGGTAAATTCGATACGAGTAGACGAAAATCTTATGGTGGTACCTATCTAAGACGTGCAGTTGAAACGaaagtattagaaaataaaattgattggGAATCAGTCATGGATGCTACCAACTCACAATTAGGAGAGTTGCAAGATGCCTTGCTTCTTACTTATGAAGCTCAAAATCCTAATATCGTTCATTTATATCCTCAAGCTATAGCTAATCctg cAGTTGTAAGAAATTTGTTTCCTAGTCATCCTGGATTTAGAGTCGTATCTGCTCCTGAACATAAAGTATCTCAACAGCCACCATTATCAATAGCACCTATTTTGACAACTAGTTTAGAGTGCCAACAATACAGAGGTCTTATACCTGCAGCAAGTTTAATGGGTGGTGTTccaatatttctatttctttttgcaaga GTAGTAGAGTTGAATTCTACCGAAGAGGAGCAAGCATTAGCATTTTCGATAGTGCTGCATTTAACAAGAAGTGATTCcgaattattaaatcaatatcgTGCCGAAGGTGGAACATCATTACTTTTACGAGTTCTAGAGTCACCACATTGTCACGCAGGTAGACATATGTTAAAAGCAATGTTAGATGCAGCCTGCGATAGTTCGATTTTGATCAAAGACATCGGTAGCGGTAATCCTTCCATTTCACAAAATTGTGAAGCTGTGATTACTGATCCTGAACTCGTGAAAGGTGCCTTAACTGCTTGGAGGACTTGGGCAAAATCTGACACATTAAACTTATTGTTACAAGCGATATTACTTTTGTTAAGGGATCAACACTCTCAGCGTGAATTTAATGCCTTTCAATTGAACAGAGTTGGAATCGTGGATACTATATTAATGTTATGCAAG GAACATTTTATGTACGAAGATTTGGGTGCAATGTTAGAATCTTCTATTGGAAATGCAGTGGTAGAATTAATCCGAGCATTGATGGGAGCTCCACCGGAATTTGAACACTTAGTTGCTATCACTGATTATTTGGTTCTTGTTCATCAAGCTTCAGAGACTTATATAACACATTCTAggcataatatttattttttgttaccCCCTTTGACTGAAGGAAAAGttaatatacgaaaatatttaacagtAACAAATAGTTCTTCCGAAGAATCTATAGGAATATTGGAGAATAGCAAGTTGAACAAAGCTTTAACAAATGTACAG atacaaaaaagtaaaacaatcaaaagaaaagaacgtagAAATGATCAGTCTAAAGATACTAGCGCTGGAGAAGATTCTGGAATTGCAGCTAGCGATGGCTCAAATTTACAAACtaac gaAAGACAATCGACATACATAGACGAAAGGAAAGCTTGTCAAGGTCTAGTCTGTGaaggtttattattattgttaagaGATGCAGTAAGAGTATTACCTGATAGTCAAGTTAGTCCTGTACTGAAACATGTCTTACGTGCAGAGGTTTTGTTAGTCCTAGCCAATAATCCTGATGCAAGAGTTCGTACGGCATTAATAAAGGTTATACAAACGTACCTCCAACGAGCTAACGATGAAGAAGTGAATAAGTTTATaaagcaaaaatattttatgcattTAGCAAATCAAATATCGCTTTATCCGGGAAGTGAGTCTCTTATTAATGCTTTAGAAAACCTTGCATTAAGAGGACCAACATTAGCAGCAATGCCACCATTAATAGCAATGATCGCAAAAACTGCTGCTATAGAATCGAATATAGCACATcctataatatcatttataacaGATATTATAGGAAAG AATTCAAATGCGTTAAGAATGGTCTTAGAGCAAGGTCTCATAGAATGCTTGGTGCAAGCCTTAGTTGCTACAGCACATAGAAGTAACTCAACATCATTAAACCATGATATCCATGTATTACTTGTGGCAATTGCTGCTAAGTTATTAGAATCTCCAGGAAATCATCAAATGCAAGCTGTTTTAGAGTTACATcttatattaaatcatatgGAACTTAAGGAAATGTCTGAATGTAACAAATGTACTATGTGTATACCTGCTATCAGAGATGCACAAGTTGCATTATTTGATGGTGAACTCGATGCATTAACAGCAAAAATCTCAACACATTCTGGTTTTAGATTACGTAGTACAGCTTCTTATCTTGCTTCGGCATCTTATTTAACAACag TTCTTACTACATCAAGCGAACAGAGCGATCATGGTTCTCGATCGTCTAGTTATGGAAGTTTACATGGAACTTCGGTTTCTGTTGTACGAGAAACAGGAAAGGGGGAATTGTACGATCGTTTTCGCATGGTTTTAACTCGAGCTGTCGAATTTGTAACTGCTGCTGCTGAATCACCATCAGGAAATGAATTACAATTAACTAGAAGattattttcgattcttttacATGGATTATGCGACCcattagaaagaagaaatcattGGAGTAGTGCATGGTTTACTAGACCtgctttaagaaaatatacagCAAAACTTATGGTATGGTTACTTGGGCCCCATCAAAGTAATAACACTAGAATTTATGCAGTAAGATCTCTAATGGAAGAGCCAAAGGCTCATGAAATTTTGTTATCACTTCTTGAGGTTCATCCGCAG GTAGAACAAAGATTCACTGTCTTTTTTTGGGATTTATTGCAAAGAGATGAAATGTCGAGTGCGGATGCTAGAATGTGTGCTGAATTTAGAGAAGCTCTTCGTATATGGGATCTTGCAAAAGGTATTGAACAAGCATCTCCAGGAATATGGAATGAAGAATTAGCTTTACTACGACGTGAATtaatgagagatagagatatatggATTGATGCAAATCTTCCAGCAATATACAg aATCAGTAATAGATTTGATGGATTAGCCAAACAGTTAACTGACAGCGCGATGACTATAACTCGTACTGTAGTAGAAGAGCAAAATCGAGAACGTAAAGTATTAATGGAACGATTAAAACATGCAAGAGCCATGGAAGCTCAGACGGTCGAAAAATGGAGAGATTTGGCCAAACGATTGACGCATGAAAGAGCACTATGGCATTTTCCAGAAAGTTATCCATGTAGTTGGGAATTAGATCCAACAGAAGGACCTGCCAGAGTTCGAATTCGTTTACAAAGATGTCATTTGGATATCgatgaaagatttttcttgGCAGAGCATAAGGACAAATTAG gaGTATCTAAAATCGAAGCACCTttgtcatatttattttcaatgagcCGGCAAGATATTAACGCGTCGACTTTAATCGAGCGTTTACATACCAGTGAAAGAATACGTAAAATGTCTCAAGCCAAAGTTGTTACTCCAAGAGCAGAATTATCAGGCGAAGTATTAATTGGAGAAACGTGTCTCTATTTTGTTCCTGATAATCCTGACGTACCATTGCACACAGAT atagCCTTAGGAGGTTTGGATTTAGCCATGGCTGGTGGTACAGCCTGGCGATTAGATGATATTCGTGAATTACATAAAAGAAGATACCAATTACAAGAAAGAgctattgaaatatttcttatcacTGGGAGAACCTATTTATTAGCATTTAATTCTTCCaag GAAAGAGATGAGTTTGCAACAGAATTATCTACTTGTAATTTACCAAGACGTATTCCTGGTGATGATTTAGGAGAAGTAATTGCATTATGGAGAAGTGGTGCATTAACAAATTGGGAATACATAACTTGTTTAAATAAACTTGCTGGACGTTCTTACAATGATCTCATGCAATATCCTGTATTTCCATTCGTGTTATCAGATtacattaatgataaaattgatCTAAATAATCCAAAAATTTATcg AAATTTTAAACGACCTATGGCTgtgcaagataaaaaaaatgaacaacattatataaataattataat tATCTAAAGCAAGCTCTGTCAGAAGGCTTAAATTTAATTGCTTTGAATCAAGAACCATTCCATTATGGATCTCACTACAGTAATTCGGGTACAGTTTTACACTTTTTAGTAAGACTACCGCCCTTTACCAGCATGTTTTTATGTTACCAag ATGATAACTTCGATATTCCTGATAGAACATTTCATGCATTGGCAACTACATGGAGATTAACTAGCTGTGATTCAACTACTGATGTCAAAGAATTAATACCAGAGTTTTTTTATCTGccagaatttttattaaactcggaag GATTTAATTTTGGTGTACGACAAAATGGTAACAGAGTTGGCGATGTTGAATTACCTAAATGGTGTGGTGGTGATGCTCGCTTATTCATATTAGCACATAGAGCTGCACTCGAAACAGACTTAGTAAGAGAAGTTTTACCATACTGGATTGATCTCGTGTTTGGTTTTAGACAAACAGGACGACCAGCAGTTGAAGCAATTAACGTTTTTCATCCAGCG ACATATTATGGATTCAATGTAGAACAAATAGCCGACCCTTTAGAACGTCAGGCATGGGAAACAATGGTTAGGACATATGGACAAACACCAGCACAGTTATTTAGAACTTCACATCCATTACCCATTCAAAATCTTGGTACAGTAGTAACTTCTGCCTTGATACCACAAGTTATCGAAGGTGTTGAag GTATAAAATGGGGAAATTATGTAGCAGCACCAGGAAATGAGCCTGTACTTTGCTGGAAACATAAACACAGAACTTCATTATCTTATCTTATTCCTTTAGCAACAGGCGATGTTTTTGGATTACCTAATTATACAACACTTCTGATAGGATATGCTAAAGAAAAAG GTACTAGTATGTTTAGTGGAATGTCTGTTCTGGGTGCTGCACTAGCATCATGGGGTGGAAATGATGGAATAGCAAGActgaaatgtaaaaaagaacaacCTCCTAAACCATTAATGAGATCTTCTGGTCTCGATCCT ATCACAATCTTAGCATCTGCTCCCGATTGTGGTGAATTGTGGACTGGTTATTTATCTGGTAAAATAACAgtacacacatataacatTGGAACTAGTGGCAAAATAGAATTTAGTTCGATTCCAGCATCTGTACTTTTAGCTCATAGAAGTAGAGTAACTACAATTTCGTTGTCAAGGGCATTTAGTATTGCAGTTTCCGGAGATGGAAATGGTGTTATTGTTATTTGGGATTTAAATAG cTTATCGTATATAAGATCAATTGTCTGTGATTACAAATATTCCATCCATCTATTATCCATCAGTGAAACGCTGGGAGATATAGCAGtaacatatgaaatatttaataaggcTGACAAAAAGGACTTGGCAGTTCAATCTGAATTACGAGTTTATACTATAAATGCTAGAAGTGTAGGCTCTGTTTTATCTAAATCTCGAATAACAGCTCTGTGTTACAGTAATGCACCTGAAGGAGTTTCTGTCAATGTCATTGCAACCGGATTAGATAATGGAGTAATAAg ATTATGGAGCAGTTGGGATTTACGATTAGTTCGAGAAATCGTAAATACTGCGAAAGGATGTGGAGCTATAATTGCCATAGCTTGGGCTTTGGACCAGCACCATTTATATGCAGCTACAGAAGATAGTACAGTTTTAATATGGGAAGGTTCAAAACGCTTAAGCAATGGAACTCcgaaatttgtaaatttaacATCACTttga